The genomic stretch GCGGCGATATCTGGAAGATCGCCGGGATCCTGGTCGCGCTTGCGCTCTTCATCATCGTCCTCTACGGTTACGTCATACCCCTGCAGGGCGGGCTCATATCCTCGACGGCGATACGTTCCAGCGACCTTTCGGGGGCGGAGCCGCAGTTCCAGGAGCAGATGCCCATCCAGGAGGTCGACCTCGGGGCTTCCGGCCGGTCGATCTTCATCGCGTTCGTGATGCTCACCCACATCCTCTTTGCGAACCTGCACCTCGGGGGCGCCTGGGTGCTCCTCTCGCTCGTCATCCTCTTTCTCGCCTCCCGGAAAGAGCGCTACAGCCGTCTCGGGAAGTCGGTCGCGCTCTTCAACGTCATCCTCTTCTCGGCCGGGGCGACGCTCGCGGCGACCGGGGTCTTGTTCTTCATCGCGCTCTACCCGACGTTCGCCACGCAGGGATTTCACATCTACTGGTGGCCGCTCCTCGTTGAGGCGATCCTCTTCGGGGTCGAGATCTTCTTCGTCTACACCCTCTGGTTCACCTGGGCCCGGATCGGGGCGGCCTGGCACGTCCTCCTCGCCGTCGGCTACCCGGTCTCGATCTACCTGCAGACCCTCGCCATCGACACCTTCGTATCGGGAATGCTGACGCCGGGCGCGAAGACCATCACCTGGGGGGCGCCCGGCCTTCTCGGCATGCCCTGGGCTGAGTACCTGCAGTGGTGGTTCAACCCCACGCTCTGGCCGCTCCAGTCCCACCGGGTCGCCGCCGCAATCTCCTTCTTCGGTTTCCTGCTCGCGTTCCTCGCTATGCTCCACTTCCACGACCGGACCGATCCGCCGTCGAAGAAGTACTGGGACTGGGTGGGTTCGTTCGGCATCCTCTGGGGGCTGCTCGGCCTCATCGCCCAGCCGCTCCTCGGCCTGTGGTATATGTACACCATATTCACCCACCAGAACCAGGCCTTCACCAACATCATGACCGGACCGCGGGCGTGGGAGATGCTCATGATGGTCGGCCTGCTCTCGCTCCTCATCGTCACCGTCTCGGTCTACTTCGTCGAGCGGCGGGAGCGTCTCCTGGTCCGGCTCGGCCGGCACGACATCAGAACCCTCTTTCGGGCGTTCGCCCTCATCGCCGGGGTGGCGGGGCTCGTCCTCGTCCAGCCGGCATGGCTCGGGGGGATCATGGAGCACGACGCCGGGACCTGGCTCAATCCGATCGGGATCATGTACTACAAGCACATCGCCCTCCTCGTCTTGATTGCCATCGGGGCGATCATCGTCGGCATCGACCTCCTGGCCCTCCGCGGGCGCCGGGACGAGGAGTGGGGCAACCTCTCCCGGGCGTCCCGCATGGCGGCGCTCATCGCCGGGGCGCTCGGCACCTGGATCGTCATCGTTATGGGGTATGTCCGGGAATCGGCGCGCTCGCCGTGGTTGTTCTATCAGATCGTCCCCGTGCCCGGGGAGCAGACCTACCCGACGCCGGTGCCGGCCTACCAGATCTTCGTGCTCTGGCTGATCATCCTCGGGCTGGTCTTCGCGATCTTCTGGTTCACATCCCGGGTGACATCCTATCACCCGGAGCGGGAGGAAGAGGTATGAGCCGGAGACGGGGCCGGGCGCTGATCTACGTCATGTGGGTCGCGATCGCGGTCTACATCGGGGTCGCGATCTACGTCTTCTGGCACTTCGGGTTCACGAAACTTCCCCCGCCGTTTTAGAGGAGGTACGGGAATGGTTACACGGGAAACAAGAACGGCGGAAGAGGGGTCGGGGAGAAGACTGCGCCTCATATCCGCGATCATCGTGGCGATCGTAGCCTACCTCATCTTTCTTGCGGTCGTCATCGTCCCGCTCCAGGGCGGGACGATACCCTCGACAACCATCCTTGCGAACAATCTCAGCGAGAGCACCGCAGACTACGCCACGTCCGGCATACCCATCCAGAGCGTCGGGGATATCAGCCGGTCCGCCGTCATCGCGTTTACCATGCTGATCCACGTCGTCTTTGCGAACCTGCACGTCGGGGGCGCCTGGGTGATCGCGGTCACGGCGCTCCTCTACTTCCGATACCGGCGCATGCGCTACAGGAACCTGGCCCGGTCGCTCACGCTCTTTGTCCTCATCCTCTTCTCGGCGGGGTCGACGTTTGCGGCGGGGGGGATGATGGCCTTTATCGCGCTCTTCCCGGACCTCTCCATGAACGTCTTCCACCTCTACTGGTGGCCGCTCTTTGCCTACTTCATCCTCTATGGGGTCATCATCCTCCTGCTCTTCACCTTCTGGTTCGCCTGGGACCGGATCCGGCCCGGCGTGCACCTCGCGCTCGGGTTCGGCTACGCGGTCAGCGTCTTTGTCCAGACCGTCACCATCGATACCCTCGCCGCCGGGATGCTGACGCCGGGCGTGAAGTCGTTTACCTTCACCGAAGCAGGGCTGCTCCCGATGACGCTTGACCAGGCGATGGCGCTCTGGTTCAACCCGACCCTCTGGGAACTCACCTTCCACCGGGTCGCCGCCGCAATCGCCTTCTTCGGGTTCCTGATCACGACCCTTGCGACCGTCCACTACATCGACCAGAAAGACTTCGCCGCAAAGAAGCAGTGGGACTGGGTGGCTGCATACGGGATCGCCTGGGGGCTCGCGGGGCTGATCATGCAGCCGATCCTCGGGCAGCTGTACATGACCGCAATCCAGGAGAACGCGCCCTCCGCCTTCACGATGATCATGCACGGCCCCCGGGCCTGGGAGATGCTCATGATGGTGACGCTTCTTGCCGGGCTATTTTTGACCATCGGGACCTACTTCCTCACCCGCCGAGACCAGCTCCTTTCCCGGCCGGAGAACCGCACCATCCGGACGATCTTCAAGGGATTCCTGGTCATGACCGCCGTCGCCGGGTTCATCCTCGTCCAGCCCGCCTGGCTCGGCACGCTCTTCATCGACGACCCCGGGGCCTGGATCAACCCGATCGGGGGAATGCCGCTGAAATACGTCGCCCTCTTTGTTATGGCGGCGATCGGTGCTGCGATCGTCATGCTCGACGTCATCGTCCTGACGAGCGAGGAGAAGGAAGGGCAGTGGGGCTACCTCACCCGGGGTTCGCTCCTTGCCGCCTTCACGGCCGGTATCCTCGGGACGGCGATCGTGAACGTGATGGGGTTCGTGCGAGAGTCGGCACGCGCACCCTGGACGTTCTACCAGATCATCCCCGTCCCGGGCGGCCAGGCCTACGCGACCCCCCTCCCTCTGCCGGTTATCGCCGGGGTCTGGGCGATCGTGCTCGTGCTCTCGTGGGTGGTCTTCTGGTACGTCGCGAAGGTGACGGCGTACCACCCGGCGGACGAAGACTCCGTCTGACCCCGACGGGCGAGAATCCCGCGAGGATAGATAGATCTCACAAATCCAGACCCGCACCGGGCCGGGATGCGACCGGAGGATCGGGCACAACTATTATCTACCCCTGTGTCATGTCCGGACTCGCATGACAAAAGTTACCCTTGTCATAGCATCCCTCCTCCTGGTTCTCGCGCTCGTTGCGGGTGCGGGGGCGCAGGTGGTGGGATCGAGCAATGTCAGCGGTACCAACGAGAGTTCAAACCAGACGACAGGAAACGCAACGGACCTCACGAACGCCGGATCCCCGCTTGATGCGGCATTCGAGAACAACGCATCCCATACGAACCTGACGCCGATTCCGAGTTTTGCGGCCAACATCGGCCTTGAACTCATCGCAGGGAACTTCACCTCACCCATGATGGTCGCATCGCCTGACGACGGGACCGGGCGGCTCTTCGTCGTGGACCAGATCGGTCTCGTGAAGATCGTCGATCCGAACGGTACCGTGCTTCCCGAGCCGTTCCTGGATCTCCGGGACAAACTCGTCGGCCTCAGCCCGACCTACGACGAGCGCGGCCTGCTCTCCATCGCGTTCCACCCCGATTTCAAGACCAACGGTAAGGTCTACGCGTTCTACAGCGCACCCTTGAGACCGGAAGCTCCCGAGGGATGGAGTTGCACGAACCACATCTCTGAGTTCCAGGTCGATCCCGAAAACCCGAACACGGTGAACATGACCTCCGAGAAGGTCCTGATGTACATCGACAAGCCCTACCAGAACCACAACGGCGGACAGCTCGCCTTCAGTCCCGCCGACGGCTATCTCTACATATCCCTCGGTGACGGCGGGAAGGCGAACGACGTCGGGAACGGGCATACCCCCGGTATCGGGAACGCCCAGGATCTCACGAAGATCTACGGCAAGATTCTCCGGATTGACGTGGACAGTACCGCCACCGGGGGCATGCCGCAGCCGACCATGACCGCGGCGGCGAACCAGACCGGGAACGCGAGCGTCAACCGGACGGAAAACCCGCCCGAACCGACGTGGACGACGTTTGCCGGCAGCCTCTACGGCATACCGTCCGACAACCCGTTCGTGGGGACCCAGCCTGAGATCCTCGACACCTACGCCTACACGGCGGTTCCGGCCGAGATCTATGCTTACGGGTTCCGGAACCCCGCCTACATGGCCTTTGACTCCGGCGGCAACAACACGCTCTTTGTCGCCGATGCGGGGCAGAACCTCTTTGAGGAGGTGGACGTCGTCCTGAACGGCGGGAACTACGGCTGGCACATCCGCGAGGGCACGCACTGCTTCGACCCGAACGCCACCACGGCCCCCGGTGCGTCCTGTAATATCACCGGGCTCCAGGGCGAGCCCCTGATCGGCCCCATCTTCGAGGGCGGCCATGACCTCGGCGTCGTCGTCGTCGGCGGCAACGTCTACCGCGGGACGGCCGATGTCGGGCTCCAGGGCAGGTACCTCTTCGGCTACTGGAGCGACAGCCGGACTGTAGGGAACGGCACCCTTCTCGCCGCGACACCCCCGACGGGATGGGCCGAGGGGGCGCTGCCGCAGACTGCCGCGAGCCTGACGCCCGAAGAGAACGCCATGTGGGATGCCCAGATGGTGAACATCACCGCCCGGAACAACGAGACCCTGG from Methanoculleus chikugoensis encodes the following:
- a CDS encoding cytochrome ubiquinol oxidase subunit I; translated protein: MPPASGEYDTRGDIWKIAGILVALALFIIVLYGYVIPLQGGLISSTAIRSSDLSGAEPQFQEQMPIQEVDLGASGRSIFIAFVMLTHILFANLHLGGAWVLLSLVILFLASRKERYSRLGKSVALFNVILFSAGATLAATGVLFFIALYPTFATQGFHIYWWPLLVEAILFGVEIFFVYTLWFTWARIGAAWHVLLAVGYPVSIYLQTLAIDTFVSGMLTPGAKTITWGAPGLLGMPWAEYLQWWFNPTLWPLQSHRVAAAISFFGFLLAFLAMLHFHDRTDPPSKKYWDWVGSFGILWGLLGLIAQPLLGLWYMYTIFTHQNQAFTNIMTGPRAWEMLMMVGLLSLLIVTVSVYFVERRERLLVRLGRHDIRTLFRAFALIAGVAGLVLVQPAWLGGIMEHDAGTWLNPIGIMYYKHIALLVLIAIGAIIVGIDLLALRGRRDEEWGNLSRASRMAALIAGALGTWIVIVMGYVRESARSPWLFYQIVPVPGEQTYPTPVPAYQIFVLWLIILGLVFAIFWFTSRVTSYHPEREEEV
- a CDS encoding cytochrome ubiquinol oxidase subunit I, giving the protein MVTRETRTAEEGSGRRLRLISAIIVAIVAYLIFLAVVIVPLQGGTIPSTTILANNLSESTADYATSGIPIQSVGDISRSAVIAFTMLIHVVFANLHVGGAWVIAVTALLYFRYRRMRYRNLARSLTLFVLILFSAGSTFAAGGMMAFIALFPDLSMNVFHLYWWPLFAYFILYGVIILLLFTFWFAWDRIRPGVHLALGFGYAVSVFVQTVTIDTLAAGMLTPGVKSFTFTEAGLLPMTLDQAMALWFNPTLWELTFHRVAAAIAFFGFLITTLATVHYIDQKDFAAKKQWDWVAAYGIAWGLAGLIMQPILGQLYMTAIQENAPSAFTMIMHGPRAWEMLMMVTLLAGLFLTIGTYFLTRRDQLLSRPENRTIRTIFKGFLVMTAVAGFILVQPAWLGTLFIDDPGAWINPIGGMPLKYVALFVMAAIGAAIVMLDVIVLTSEEKEGQWGYLTRGSLLAAFTAGILGTAIVNVMGFVRESARAPWTFYQIIPVPGGQAYATPLPLPVIAGVWAIVLVLSWVVFWYVAKVTAYHPADEDSV
- a CDS encoding fasciclin domain-containing protein produces the protein MTKVTLVIASLLLVLALVAGAGAQVVGSSNVSGTNESSNQTTGNATDLTNAGSPLDAAFENNASHTNLTPIPSFAANIGLELIAGNFTSPMMVASPDDGTGRLFVVDQIGLVKIVDPNGTVLPEPFLDLRDKLVGLSPTYDERGLLSIAFHPDFKTNGKVYAFYSAPLRPEAPEGWSCTNHISEFQVDPENPNTVNMTSEKVLMYIDKPYQNHNGGQLAFSPADGYLYISLGDGGKANDVGNGHTPGIGNAQDLTKIYGKILRIDVDSTATGGMPQPTMTAAANQTGNASVNRTENPPEPTWTTFAGSLYGIPSDNPFVGTQPEILDTYAYTAVPAEIYAYGFRNPAYMAFDSGGNNTLFVADAGQNLFEEVDVVLNGGNYGWHIREGTHCFDPNATTAPGASCNITGLQGEPLIGPIFEGGHDLGVVVVGGNVYRGTADVGLQGRYLFGYWSDSRTVGNGTLLAATPPTGWAEGALPQTAASLTPEENAMWDAQMVNITARNNETLGAFLRGFGEDTSQDMYVLTNDVGGPDNATSTGKLWKIVPPTAVTPAPTTMTPAVAHTPARNQTQNMTRNMTQNMTQNQTGAMTGGQGMGAGATLPFSLSLPDPAGKIMEVLLSTETSIPLEESPAFGNFTLFTGLLQSTGVAARLEGPGPYTVFAPTDAAFDKMDPGTRESVLNGSANSTEIVLYHIVNGSYTLDGLRNASTLRTLQGGNLTVNATGPAVMVNNATVAIPELPADNGVIQGIDTVLLPSGT